From the Musa acuminata AAA Group cultivar baxijiao chromosome BXJ1-2, Cavendish_Baxijiao_AAA, whole genome shotgun sequence genome, one window contains:
- the LOC103976145 gene encoding uncharacterized protein LOC103976145, which yields MARAFLTCFSHSSRDLVKLVLWGGDTRLLPETLHAGELMIRFPGRIVCHANSFYIGLPLPVLSADDELLPGQTYFLLPLDRFRPNQALTAATLASLSPSPTKVSLVGDGQCPFAYVKGGDGRKLIRVAPEFIARVISSGEDGRKSGAGDGGTLCSTPELQKHYAQLVGRRGRPWSPALETISESKSRRPSKVRLSPARLLRFEKRSS from the coding sequence ATGGCCAGAGCATTCCTGACCTGCTTCAGCCACAGCTCCCGCGACCTCGTCAAGCTGGTCCTCTGGGGCGGCGACACCAGGCTCTTGCCGGAGACGCTGCACGCCGGCGAGCTCATGATCCGCTTCCCGGGCCGCATCGTCTGCCACGCAAACTCCTTCTATATCGGCCTCCCCCTCCCGGTTCTATCCGCCGACGACGAGCTCCTCCCCGGCCAGACCTACTTCCTCCTCCCCCTCGACCGGTTCCGGCCTAACCAGGCTCTGACGGCCGCGACGCTGGCGTCGCTGTCTCCGTCGCCGACGAAGGTGTCGCTAGTCGGGGACGGGCAGTGTCCGTTCGCGTACGTGAAGGGCGGGGACGGGAGGAAGCTCATCAGGGTGGCCCCGGAGTTCATAGCCAGGGTCATCTCCTCGGGCGAAGATGGGAGAAAGAGCGGCGCCGGCGATGGTGGGACGTTATGTAGCACGCCCGAGTTGCAGAAGCACTACGCACAGCTCGTGGGGCGCAGGGGGCGGCCGTGGTCGCCGGCGCTGGAGACGATATCGGAGAGCAAGAGTAGGAGACCATCCAAAGTTAGGTTATCGCCAGCGAGGCTGTTGAGATTCGAGAAGAGATCGAGCTAA
- the LOC103976144 gene encoding small ribosomal subunit protein uS4y: MVHVSFYRNYGKTFKKPRRPYEKERLDAELKLVGEYGLRCKRELWRVQYALSRIRNAARDLLTLDEKNPRRIFEGEALLRRMNRYGLLEEGQNKLDYVLALTVENFLERRLQTLVFKSGMAKSIHHARVLIRQRHIRVGRQVVNIPSFMVRVDSAKHIDFSLTSPFGGGRPGRVKRKNQKAAAKKAAGGDGDEDDEE; the protein is encoded by the exons ATGGTTCACgtcagtttctacaggaatt ATGGGAAGACTTTTAAGAAGCCCCGTCGTCCCTACGAGAAGGAGCGGCTCGATGCGGAGCTGAAGCTGGTGGGTGAGTATGGGCTCCGCTGCAAGCGGGAGCTCTGGAGGGTCCAGTACGCGCTGAGCCGAATTCGTAATGCTGCAAGGGATCTTCTCACGCTCGACGAGAAGAACCCTCGTCGGATTTTTGAGGGAGAGGCCCTCCTCCGCCGGATGAACCGCTATGGGCTGCTCGAGGAAGGCCAGAACAAGCTCGATTACGTCCTGGCTCTCACAGTAGAGAACTTCCTGGAGCGCCGTCTGCAGACTCTTGTCTTCAAGTCGGGGATGGCGAAGTCCATCCACCATGCCAGAGTCCTGATCAGGCAGCGCCACATCAG AGTCGGGAGGCAAGTGGTTAACATCCCGTCGTTCATGGTGAGGGTGGACTCTGCAAAGCACATCGACTTCTCTCTCACAAGTCCATTTGGTGGTGGGCGCCCCGGGAGGGTGAAGAGAAAGAATCAAAAGGCCGCAGCAAAGAAGGCAGCCGGTGGCGACGGCGATGAGGATGACGAGGAATGA
- the LOC135612621 gene encoding UPF0496 protein 1-like — MGCSSTKLRSSAAADHHALELKKVIQRNPELAAFAKEYPESILPAIKSGLDDLDRCLGKVLSGVSIIHAAIDHYEEEEKRKHQQHRRNKKKKKADRKEKHAYSKTVAKLQELERAGHPFAGLNVKEPQRALSKLRETMDWLRDRKKEIKAALRSTKRWRKFWEVVFTATFIGLLVCSVVLAATVAAPVAITAGTAGATAIKAVEPWFNSLWDGRETALRDEKEVVKMMLDEELSVHELDSIRSLVVKLWTDVETLMKKVEFVLQQEDEEAMEVGMTELKKKMEATDVKGCIMFLKEKVDACKKEIQPSKSKFLKITRD; from the coding sequence ATGGGCTGCTCCTCCACCAAGCTCCGCAGCTCCGCCGCCGCCGACCACCACGCCCTCGAGCTGAAGAAGGTGATTCAGAGGAATCCGGAGCTCGCAGCGTTCGCCAAGGAGTACCCAGAATCCATTCTACCCGCCATCAAGAGCGGCCTGGACGACCTCGATCGATGCCTCGGCAAAGTCCTCTCGGGAGTCAGTATCATCCACGCCGCGATCGACCActatgaggaggaggagaagaggaagcatCAGCAGCACCGccggaacaaaaagaaaaagaaggccgaCAGGAAGGAGAAGCATGCCTACTCCAAAACCGTCGCCAAGCTGCAGGAGCTCGAGCGGGCCGGCCACCCGTTCGCCGGCCTGAACGTCAAGGAGCCGCAGCGTGCGCTCAGCAAACTCAGGGAGACGATGGACTGGCTTCGGGACAGGAAGAAGGAGATCAAAGCGGCGCTGCGCTCCACCAAGCGGTGGCGGAAGTTCTGGGAAGTCGTCTTCACCGCCACCTTCATCGGGTTGCTCGTCTGCTCCGTCGTTCTGGCGGCCACGGTGGCGGCGCCCGTGGCCATCACCGCCGGGACCGCCGGTGCGACGGCGATAAAGGCGGTGGAGCCGTGGTTCAACTCCTTGTGGGATGGGCGGGAGACGGCCCTGAGGGACGAGAAGGAGGTGGTGAAGATGATGCTCGACGAGGAGCTCTCAGTGCACGAGCTCGACAGCATTCGATCCCTCGTGGTGAAGCTGTGGACCGACGTCGAAACGCTGATGAAGAAGGTGGAGTTCGTACTGCAGCAGGAGGACGAGGAGGCCATGGAGGTAGGGATGACGGAGCTGAAGAAAAAGATGGAGGCTACCGACGTGAAAGGCTGCATCATGTTCTTGAAGGAGAAGGTGGATGCATGCAAAAAGGAGATCCAACCTTCAAAGTCCAAGTTCCTAAAGATAACCAGGGATTAG
- the LOC135599027 gene encoding uncharacterized protein LOC135599027, whose product MTGGSSIPVKLAFSISFAFSFSLTLAASSPHFFTPFPKISSFLSLKAASSSAPRTTAAHLLALLGSAHDAGKVPASEARGLRSCLRFLVPFSSATPVKENKHLRLRHDADDMVWWPPEPVMELARLAVDSGGDPSVIQMALDPTPLPVPDVEGLKKDKCQLTRTPYGYRFANMELNTYFAFLFELIAERGPSVGLNVSLSRYDLFHGHLFVATDSGRLGMLFHAKEYPACEKESFPYNMGYCQRGSNVVYDDSMNLRNILWLAPLPNDVTEAWLAPGVLVVLDAHPEGIIYKELVPEYVDIVRTIYEDDFGDHVADVNYLNDVNVISGDRIFIC is encoded by the exons ATGACGGGCGGCTCTTCCATCCCCGTCAAGCTCGCGTTCTCCATCTCTttcgccttctccttctccttaacCCTCGCGGCTTCCTCTCCTCATTTTTTCACTCCCTTTCCCAAGATCTCATCTTTCCTCTCTCTCAaggccgcctcctcctccgcccccCGGACCACCGCCGCCCACCTCCTCGCCCTCCTCGGATCCGCGCATGACGCCGGGAAGGTGCCCGCATCGGAGGCCCGGGGGCTCCGCTCCTGCCTCCGCTTCCTCGTCCCTTTTTCCTCCGCCACTCCCGTAAAGGAGAACAAGCACCTCCGCCTGCGCCACGATGCCGACGACATGGTGTGGTGGCCGCCAGAGCCGGTGATGGAGCTGGCCCGGCTCGCCGTCGACTCTGGTGGCGACCCGTCAGTGATCCAGATGGCGCTGGATCCCACTCCGTTGCCT GTGCCTGATGTGGAGGGCTTGAAGAAAGATAAATGTCAGTTGACAAGAACTCCGTATGGGTACCGTTTTGCAAACATG GAATTAAATACATATTTTGCCTTCTTGTTTGAACTGATTGCGGAGAGAGGACCTTCTGTGGGCTTAAACGTGTCTCTCAGTCGATATGACTTGTTTCATGGGCACCTCTTCGTTGCCACTGACTCTGGAAGGCTTGGCATGCT GTTCCATGCAAAAGAGTATCCAGCCTGTGAAAAAGAATCATTTCCTTATAATATGGGTTATTGCCAGAGAG GATCAAATGTGGTTTATGATGATTCGATGAATCTAAGGAATATACTATGGCTTGCACCACTGCCTAATGACGTCACAGAAGCTTGGCTGGCACCTG GTGTGTTGGTGGTCCTGGATGCTCATCCTGAAGGTATTATATACAAGGAACTAGTACCAGAATATGTGGATATTGTGAGGACGATATACGAAG ATGATTTTGGGGACCATGTGGCCGATGTCAATTACTTGAATGATGTTAATGTCATTTCTGGCGACAGAATTTTCATATGCTAA
- the LOC135599032 gene encoding probable U6 snRNA-associated Sm-like protein LSm4, with protein sequence MLPLSLLKTAQGHPMLVELKNGETYNGHLVNCDTWMNIHLREVICTSKDGDRFWRMPECYIRGNTIKYLRVPDEVIDKVQEETTKSRTDRKPPGVGRGRGRGREDNSGRPAKGIGRGQDDGSGRGGGGRGRGGAGGKGGGARGGGRGRG encoded by the exons ATG CTTCCGCTATCGCTTCTGAAGACAGCACAAGGGCATCCCATG CTGGTGGAGTTGAAGAATGGGGAGACTTACAATGGGCACTTGGTGAACTGCGATACCTGGATGAATATCCACCTCCGTGAGGTCATTTGTACCTCAAAG GATGGTGATCGATTTTGGAGGATGCCAGAATGTTATATTCGTGGGAATACCATTAAGTATCTTCGAGTTCCTGATGAG GTGATTGACAAGGTTCAAGAGGAAACCACCAAGAGTCGTACAG ACAGGAAGCCACCCGGTGTTGGCCGAGGAAGGGGAAGAGGTAGAGAAGACAACAGCGGGAGGCCTGCCAAGGGCATTGGACGTGGTCAAGATGATGGAAGCGGCAGAGGTGGTGGTGGTCGTGGCCGGGGCGGAGCTGGTGGTAAAGGTGGCGGTGCTAGAG GTGGAGGGCGCGGCCGTGGGTGA
- the LOC103976140 gene encoding UDP-glucuronic acid decarboxylase 2 produces the protein MVNSSRCDEITFTPPPAPSLQNAPFYGFPSCSKTTSPRRHLACSARKSLFCLSLGTSMGSELTYRGREALPADDAGANSPKPEKRFLCLPRPLRYLLGEQRLLFVLVGVALASVFFVFAPPYTGPSTAGAHLAVDLARLSSMPAVHGGYRMALERRFVGGRVPLGLKRKGLRIVVTGGAGFVGSHLVDRLIERGDSVIVVDNFFTGQKENVMHHLGNPNFELIRHDVVEPLLLEVDQIYHLACPASPVHYKFNPVKTIKTNVVGTLNMLGLAKRVGARFLLTSTSEVYGDPLQHPQVETYWGNVNPIGVRSCYDEGKRTAETLTMDYHRGAQLEVRIARIFNTYGPRMCIDDGRVVSNFVAQALRKEPLTVYGDGKQTRSFQYVSDLVEGLIKLMEGENVGPFNLGNPGEFTMLELAKVVQDTIDPNAKIEFRPNTADDPHKRKPDITRAKELLGWEPKVSLSDGLPLMVTDFRKRIFGDQADNNPTTTADSRSI, from the exons ATGGTTAACTCATCTCGTTGTGATGAAATTACTTTTACACCCCCTCCTGCTCCGTCTCTACAAAATGCTCCTTTTTATGGCTTCCCCTCCTGCTCGAAGACCACGAGCCCCCGTCGCCATCTGGCGTGCAGCGCCCGGAAGTCTCTTTTCTGTCTCTCTCTCGGGACTTCGATGGGCTCCGAGCTCACCTACCGCGGCCGCGAAGCCCTGCCGGCGGACGACGCCGGGGCGAACTCCCCCAAGCCCGAAAAGAGGTTCCTTTGCCTGCCCCGCCCGCTCCGATACCTCCTCGGCGAGCAGCGCCTCCTCTTCGTGCTTGTCGGCGTGGCTCTGGCCTCCGTGTTCTTCGTCTTCGCTCCTCCCTACACCGGCCCTTCCACCGCCGGTGCCCACCTCGCGGTGGACCTCGCCCGGTTGTCGTCGATGCCAGCGGTGCATGGCGGGTACCGGATGGCGCTCGAGAGAAGGTTCGTCGGGGGAAGGGTGCCGCTGGGACTGAAGCGGAAGGGGCTCCGCATCGTGGTCACCGGGGGCGCCGGGTTCGTGGGGAGCCATCTGGTGGACCGCTTGATCGAGAGAGGGGACAGCGTCATCGTGGTGGACAACTTCTTCACGGGGCAGAAGGAGAACGTGATGCACCACCTCGGGAACCCCAACTTCGAGCTCATCCGCCATGACGTGGTGGAGCCGCTACTCTTGGAGGTGGATCAGATCTACCACCTTGCGTGTCCGGCGTCGCCAGTCCACTACAAGTTCAATCCTGTGAAGACGATC AAGACCAATGTTGTGGGAACTCTCAACATGCTGGGCCTGGCCAAGAGAGTAGGAGCCAGATTTCTCCTCACAAGCACCAGTGAGGTTTATGGTGATCCCTTGCAACACCCACAAGTAGAGACCTACTGGGGCAATGTTAATCCCATCG GTGTTAGGAGCTGCTACGACGAAGGCAAGCGAACTGCAGAGACTTTGACCATGGATTACCATCGTGGTGCCCAACTTGAG GTGAGAATTGCTCGTATCTTCAACACTTATGGACCTCGGATGTGCATTGATGATGGTCGCGTTGTGAGCAATTTTGTTGCCCAG GCCTTGAGGAAGGAGCCATTGACAGTTTATGGGGATGGAAAGCAAACCAGGAGCTTTCAGTATGTCTCTGATCTG GTGGAGGGGCTGATTAAGTTGATGGAGGGTGAGAATGTCGGTCCATTCAACCTGGGGAACCCTGGAGAATTCACCATGCTGGAGCTTGCAAAGGTAGTGCAGGATACAATTGACCCCAATGCCAAGATAGAATTCCGACCAAACACAGCAGACGATCCCCACAAGCGCAAACCTGACATCACACGAGCCAAAGAGCTACTTGGCTGGGAACCAAAGGTCTCCCTCAGTGATGGCCTCCCTCTCATGGTCACTGATTTCCGCAAGCGTATCTTTGGTGACCAAGCTGACAACAATCCAACCACCACCGCTGACAGCAGATCCATCTAA
- the LOC103976139 gene encoding uncharacterized protein LOC103976139 codes for MAITHADLSSLRTPWRTDIGNRIALFLVLLSVLCGLSGFVLCLAAEASRSEATWYRLSDGSRSYECVYTGSGRTPLACAVCAFLLFAVAMFAEHAYMMVAVTCPSRPAPAAWPLPDDPRTLSSTGRWQTCALFLATWICFSIAEALLLIGIGVESGHVSQWRQPKPDCHVIRPGLFAAAGIFGLSTVLLGVGLYLTALQAQRLHQQEDNMLRGTAHVHHPHPFPPTSAP; via the exons ATGGCCATCACGCACGCAGACCTGTCGTCCCTGAGGACCCCCTGGCGCACTGACATCGGCAACCGGATCGccctcttcctcgtcctcctctCCGTGCTCTGCGGTCTCTCCGGCTTCGTCCTTTGCCTCGCCGCCGAGGCCTCCCGCTCCGAG GCCACATGGTATCGGTTGAGCGACGGCAGCAGGAGCTACGAGTGCGTCTACACCGGCAGCGGGCGCACGCCGCTGGCTTGCGCCGTGTGCGCGTTCCTCCTGTTCGCGGTGGCGATGTTCGCCGAGCACGCCTACATGATGGTGGCAGTCACGTGTCCCAGCCGCCCGGCACCGGCCGCTTGGCCGCTCCCAGACGATCCACGCACGCTGTCGTCCACCGGTCGATGGCAAACCTGCGCCCTCTTCCTCGCGACCTG GATCTGCTTCAGCATTGCTGAGGCGCTGCTGCTCATCGGCATCGGCGTGGAGTCCGGCCATGTAAGCCAGTGGAGGCAGCCAAAGCCGGACTGCCATGTGATCAGGCCGGGGCTATTTGCAGCAGCGGGAATCTTCGGGCTGAGCACTGTCCTCCTCGGAGTTGGTCTGTATCTGACGGCGCTGCAGGCGCAGAGACTACACCAGCAAGAGGACAACATGCTGCGAGGCACCGCTCATGTGCATCACCCGCACCCGTTTCCTCCGACGAGCGCACCATAA